A region from the Brevibacterium paucivorans genome encodes:
- the sucC gene encoding ADP-forming succinate--CoA ligase subunit beta, which yields MDLFEYQARDLFEKHGVPVLKAKVASTTEEAQKAAEELGGGTVVVKAQVKIGGRGKAGGVKLAHNPAEAKERAEEILGLDIKGHITHKVMIAEGADIAEEYYFSVLLDRANRTFLAMCSKEGGMDIETLAAERPEALAKVPVDAIEGIDEAKAKQIAEEAGFDAETAGLVAPVLQQLWTVFKEEDATLVEVNPLVKTGDNTILALDGKVSLDDNASFRHEEHEELRDIQAEDPLELKAKKLDLNYVKLDGEVGVIGNGAGLVMSTLDVVAYAGEKHGGVKPANFLDIGGGASAEVMANGLDVILGDDQVKSVFVNVFGGITACDQVANGIVKALEILGDNATKPLVVRLDGNAVEEGREILANANHSLVTTVDSMDGGADKAAELAAK from the coding sequence GTGGATCTTTTCGAGTATCAGGCCCGCGACCTTTTCGAAAAGCACGGAGTGCCCGTGCTCAAGGCCAAGGTCGCATCAACCACGGAAGAAGCACAGAAGGCAGCTGAAGAATTAGGCGGCGGCACGGTCGTCGTAAAAGCTCAGGTGAAGATCGGTGGTCGCGGTAAGGCCGGCGGTGTGAAGCTTGCTCACAACCCTGCTGAAGCCAAAGAGCGCGCAGAAGAAATCCTGGGGCTCGACATCAAAGGCCACATCACTCACAAGGTTATGATCGCCGAAGGTGCCGACATCGCTGAAGAATACTACTTCTCCGTACTGTTGGACCGCGCGAACCGTACCTTCCTCGCAATGTGCTCGAAGGAAGGCGGAATGGACATTGAGACCCTCGCGGCTGAACGTCCTGAAGCCCTGGCTAAGGTTCCAGTAGACGCGATCGAAGGTATCGACGAAGCTAAGGCTAAGCAGATCGCTGAAGAAGCTGGCTTCGACGCAGAGACCGCTGGTCTGGTTGCACCCGTTTTGCAGCAGCTGTGGACCGTGTTCAAGGAAGAAGACGCAACGCTGGTCGAGGTTAACCCACTGGTTAAGACCGGGGACAACACGATCCTGGCGCTGGACGGAAAGGTGTCGCTGGACGACAACGCGTCATTCCGTCACGAAGAGCACGAAGAACTTCGCGACATCCAGGCTGAGGACCCACTGGAACTCAAGGCGAAGAAGCTCGACCTTAACTACGTCAAGCTCGACGGTGAGGTCGGTGTCATTGGTAACGGTGCTGGACTGGTGATGTCCACTCTGGACGTTGTTGCTTACGCCGGTGAAAAGCACGGTGGCGTGAAGCCAGCGAACTTCCTGGACATCGGTGGTGGAGCTTCCGCTGAGGTTATGGCCAACGGCCTGGACGTCATCCTTGGTGACGACCAGGTCAAGAGCGTGTTCGTGAACGTGTTCGGTGGGATCACCGCATGTGACCAGGTTGCTAACGGTATCGTCAAGGCCCTGGAAATCCTGGGTGACAACGCCACCAAGCCACTGGTTGTGCGCCTGGACGGAAACGCCGTTGAAGAAGGTCGCGAAATCCTGGCAAACGCCAACCACTCACTCGTCACCACTGTCGACTCCATGGACGGTGGAGCCGACAAGGCCGCTGAACTGGCTGCTAAGTAA
- the sucD gene encoding succinate--CoA ligase subunit alpha has protein sequence MSIFLNSESKVIVQGITGGEGTKHTARMLAAGTQILGGVNARKAGTTVSHKDKDGNDVELPVFVSVEEAMKETGADVSVAFVPPAFSKDAAFEAIDAGIGLLVIITEGIPVQDAAEIWAHATAKGNKTRIIGPNCPGIISPEQSLAGIIPANITKRGKIGLVSKSGTLTYQLMYELRDIGFSTCIGIGGDPVIGTTHIDAIAAFQEDPETEAIVMIGEIGGDAEERAADYIKENVTKPVVGYVAGFTAPEGKTMGHAGAIVSGSSGTAEAKKKALEAAGVKVGKTPSETAALMRELLGA, from the coding sequence ATGTCGATTTTCCTCAACAGTGAATCAAAGGTCATTGTCCAGGGTATTACCGGTGGTGAAGGAACCAAGCACACCGCACGTATGCTGGCAGCCGGCACCCAGATTCTGGGTGGTGTGAACGCTCGCAAGGCTGGCACCACGGTGTCCCACAAGGACAAAGACGGTAATGACGTAGAACTCCCAGTGTTCGTTTCCGTTGAAGAAGCAATGAAGGAAACTGGTGCAGACGTTTCGGTTGCTTTCGTGCCACCAGCGTTCTCCAAGGACGCAGCATTTGAAGCCATCGACGCTGGAATTGGCCTGCTGGTGATCATCACCGAAGGTATCCCAGTTCAGGATGCTGCTGAGATTTGGGCGCACGCAACCGCAAAGGGAAACAAGACCCGCATCATTGGTCCTAACTGCCCAGGAATCATCTCGCCGGAGCAGTCACTGGCCGGAATTATCCCCGCGAACATCACCAAGCGCGGAAAGATCGGTCTTGTGTCCAAGTCGGGTACGCTGACCTACCAGCTCATGTACGAACTGCGTGACATCGGATTCTCGACCTGCATCGGTATCGGTGGTGACCCAGTTATTGGTACCACCCACATCGACGCAATCGCTGCGTTCCAGGAAGACCCTGAAACCGAAGCAATCGTGATGATTGGTGAAATCGGTGGTGACGCTGAAGAGCGTGCAGCCGACTACATCAAGGAGAACGTCACCAAGCCAGTCGTTGGTTACGTAGCAGGTTTCACCGCTCCCGAAGGTAAGACCATGGGTCACGCTGGTGCGATCGTCTCCGGTTCCTCAGGAACTGCTGAAGCGAAGAAGAAAGCTCTTGAGGCTGCTGGCGTGAAGGTGGGCAAGACCCCATCCGAAACCGCTGCACTCATGCGCGAACTTCTGGGCGCTTAA
- a CDS encoding co-chaperone GroES, with protein sequence MADTQARSSNLGSVPVRMLHDRLLVEPDKETGERKSSAGIVIPATARVGRRLAWGTVVATGPLVRQVSLGDSVLFDPEEQAEVELDARTFTLLRERDVHGIADQPDDSSTGLYL encoded by the coding sequence GTGGCTGACACTCAGGCACGCAGTTCTAACCTGGGGTCGGTCCCCGTGCGCATGTTGCACGACCGTCTCCTCGTTGAACCAGATAAGGAAACCGGCGAACGCAAGTCATCTGCTGGGATTGTCATTCCGGCCACCGCCCGGGTTGGGCGCCGGCTGGCGTGGGGCACGGTAGTTGCTACCGGCCCGTTGGTGCGACAGGTCTCGCTGGGTGACTCGGTTTTGTTTGACCCTGAAGAACAGGCCGAGGTGGAATTGGATGCGCGTACGTTCACTCTCCTTCGTGAGAGGGACGTCCATGGCATCGCCGATCAACCAGACGACAGCTCGACAGGGCTTTACCTGTAG
- a CDS encoding DUF3618 domain-containing protein — translation MSNVYTSNVTVDNANKDQLIESIRLREQRLAANIDELVGRVHPKALAARATDSAKGIVINRDGSPKVDRLALAGGIVLGTAALITFLATRKK, via the coding sequence ATGAGCAACGTTTACACGTCTAACGTCACTGTAGATAACGCAAACAAAGACCAACTGATTGAATCGATCCGCCTGCGTGAACAGCGACTCGCGGCCAACATCGACGAACTTGTTGGCCGGGTTCACCCCAAGGCTCTGGCCGCACGCGCAACGGACTCAGCTAAAGGGATTGTCATTAACCGCGACGGCTCCCCCAAAGTCGACCGCCTTGCACTGGCTGGCGGCATCGTCCTGGGCACGGCCGCTCTGATCACCTTCCTGGCTACCCGCAAAAAGTAA
- the bcp gene encoding thioredoxin-dependent thiol peroxidase, translating to MPRLEIGDVAPEFELLNAQGETVKLSDFAGSKVIVYFYPKAMTPGCTTQACDFRDNLEALKGAGYQVVGISPDKPESLQKFTDKEGLNFTLLSDPDKKVLEEWGAFGEKKNYGKVVQGVIRSTVVVDESGKVELAKYNVRATGHVARILKDVGLAS from the coding sequence ATGCCACGTTTGGAAATCGGCGACGTTGCGCCTGAGTTTGAACTGCTCAATGCGCAGGGAGAGACGGTGAAGCTTTCGGACTTCGCTGGGTCGAAAGTGATCGTGTACTTCTACCCCAAAGCCATGACTCCAGGGTGCACCACGCAGGCGTGTGACTTCCGCGACAACCTTGAGGCGCTTAAGGGTGCCGGGTATCAAGTGGTGGGGATCTCTCCTGACAAGCCCGAATCGTTACAGAAGTTCACTGACAAGGAAGGGCTGAACTTCACGTTGCTCAGCGACCCCGACAAGAAAGTGCTTGAAGAGTGGGGTGCGTTTGGTGAAAAGAAGAACTACGGCAAAGTTGTGCAGGGTGTAATCAGGTCCACGGTTGTGGTTGATGAGTCCGGCAAGGTTGAGCTGGCCAAGTACAACGTGAGGGCCACCGGGCATGTGGCTCGAATTCTGAAGGATGTTGGCCTGGCTTCGTAG
- a CDS encoding SpaH/EbpB family LPXTG-anchored major pilin, producing the protein MTTFSRTARAVTVAAVVGLSMGVSAPAVLAQPDEPAPTQVQKGNIDFSKKGSLTLFKKKGAESNTPATGEEMKDVPGDALNGVTFKITKLNFDLENGDWTTFPKTAADVQEGDKTTTTYEETTSGQGEAKFSDLPLGIYLVEETNAPDGIVSGAPFIVSIPMVNKASDAWNYDVIAYPKNSETKTEKTVKDADQHIQDAYTYTINADAPTWSEGKELTAFRFEDKLDKRLDFQEVTEVKTGDTVLGEGDYTVNNPAENGNKLVVKLTEQGLAKVKSGDKLSLTFNVKRKEVGDTTELKNQADVIFNNPNTGNEVKDKTNEVVTYHGKLKVIKKDGEEKGKVLQGAEFELYQCTSAADLGDKVTVKGDDTWTTGEDGTISIDGLHVTDFADNAEVTDVKKFCLKETKAPAGYALPENPVTEIEFTRDNIAETGDLEGDDEITLVSEIDNIKQDTPNLPMTGGAGVGLLGAIGALIAGAGVWFARRNTKKAQAE; encoded by the coding sequence ATGACTACGTTCTCTCGGACCGCACGTGCGGTCACGGTCGCAGCCGTTGTGGGCCTCTCGATGGGCGTTTCCGCTCCTGCTGTTCTCGCTCAGCCCGACGAACCTGCTCCAACCCAGGTGCAGAAGGGCAACATTGACTTCTCCAAGAAAGGTTCACTGACCCTCTTCAAGAAGAAAGGTGCTGAATCCAACACTCCTGCCACCGGTGAGGAAATGAAGGATGTGCCCGGTGATGCACTCAACGGCGTAACCTTCAAGATCACCAAGCTGAACTTCGACCTTGAAAACGGCGACTGGACCACGTTCCCGAAGACCGCGGCTGACGTCCAAGAAGGCGACAAGACCACCACGACCTATGAAGAGACAACATCAGGTCAGGGTGAAGCCAAGTTCTCGGACCTGCCACTCGGCATCTACCTGGTGGAAGAAACCAACGCACCTGACGGGATCGTTTCCGGTGCCCCTTTCATCGTGTCCATCCCCATGGTGAACAAAGCCTCGGACGCGTGGAACTACGACGTCATCGCGTACCCCAAGAACTCGGAAACCAAAACCGAAAAGACCGTTAAGGATGCCGACCAGCACATCCAGGACGCCTACACCTACACCATCAACGCAGATGCTCCCACCTGGAGTGAAGGCAAAGAGCTGACAGCCTTCCGCTTTGAGGACAAGCTGGACAAGCGCCTCGACTTCCAGGAAGTCACCGAAGTCAAGACCGGTGACACCGTTCTCGGTGAAGGTGACTACACCGTCAACAACCCTGCTGAAAACGGCAACAAGCTCGTGGTCAAGCTGACCGAACAGGGTCTGGCGAAGGTTAAGTCCGGTGACAAGCTTTCGCTGACCTTCAACGTTAAGCGTAAGGAAGTTGGCGACACCACCGAACTGAAGAACCAGGCTGACGTCATCTTCAACAACCCAAACACCGGTAACGAAGTCAAGGACAAGACCAACGAAGTTGTCACCTACCACGGCAAGCTCAAGGTCATCAAGAAGGACGGCGAGGAAAAGGGCAAGGTCCTTCAGGGTGCTGAGTTCGAGCTGTACCAGTGCACCTCAGCTGCTGATCTTGGCGACAAGGTGACTGTTAAGGGTGACGACACATGGACCACCGGTGAGGACGGAACCATCAGCATCGACGGTCTGCACGTCACAGACTTCGCAGACAATGCCGAAGTTACCGATGTGAAGAAATTCTGCCTGAAGGAAACCAAGGCTCCAGCAGGTTACGCGCTACCCGAAAACCCCGTCACCGAGATCGAATTCACCCGTGACAACATCGCGGAAACCGGGGACCTCGAGGGCGACGACGAGATCACACTTGTAAGCGAGATCGACAACATCAAGCAGGACACCCCGAACCTGCCAATGACTGGTGGAGCCGGTGTTGGTCTCCTCGGTGCAATCGGTGCCTTGATCGCCGGTGCTGGTGTGTGGTTCGCACGCCGCAACACAAAGAAAGCACAGGCCGAGTAA
- a CDS encoding class C sortase, with product MGKHSASTLKRVAPKRQTAKAKKNSLLMPAIVVILGLLVMMYPVVSTAWNNYGSSKAAQEYAKLEKSVPQEVKDKKWEDAHKYNERRTTGPILDPWLNRIHPDNPEYGYYLDQLDKNEAMARLIFPAIDADLPIYHGTSDETLQRGLGHLYGSDLPVGGSGTHSVITGHTGLSNATMFDNLNKAQKGDVFYVQVSGHKLKYEVDQVKVVRPDETDDLHAVDGSDYITLITCTPYGINSHRLLVRGHQVPMAESEDTVFDQNHASNWQWWMYALVAVALTIAVAFAWWLWRQWKATRGNDNKAGTASKAEAGTTAGEEPSRKPNEGETPSSQTGR from the coding sequence GTGGGCAAGCACTCAGCGTCAACTCTGAAACGAGTTGCACCAAAACGGCAGACTGCCAAAGCAAAGAAGAACTCTTTGCTGATGCCTGCCATCGTGGTGATCCTGGGACTGCTGGTGATGATGTACCCAGTAGTGTCCACGGCATGGAACAACTACGGATCCTCAAAAGCTGCGCAAGAGTATGCCAAGCTCGAGAAGTCTGTTCCTCAAGAAGTCAAAGACAAGAAGTGGGAAGACGCGCACAAATACAATGAGCGCCGTACGACCGGACCGATTCTAGACCCGTGGCTCAACCGCATTCACCCCGACAACCCCGAGTATGGCTACTACTTGGACCAGTTGGACAAAAACGAGGCAATGGCGCGGTTGATCTTCCCGGCAATCGACGCAGATTTGCCCATATACCACGGCACGTCTGACGAAACGTTGCAACGTGGGCTGGGGCATCTATACGGATCTGATCTGCCGGTTGGTGGAAGCGGAACGCATTCGGTCATTACCGGACACACCGGGCTGTCGAACGCCACCATGTTCGACAACCTCAACAAAGCACAGAAAGGTGATGTCTTTTATGTGCAAGTATCCGGTCACAAACTGAAGTACGAAGTCGACCAGGTCAAGGTGGTTCGTCCAGACGAAACGGACGATCTGCATGCGGTCGACGGTAGCGACTACATCACGTTGATCACCTGCACGCCGTATGGGATCAACTCTCACCGACTGTTGGTCCGAGGGCACCAAGTGCCCATGGCCGAATCTGAAGACACTGTCTTCGATCAGAACCACGCATCGAACTGGCAATGGTGGATGTACGCACTGGTAGCGGTTGCCCTTACGATTGCGGTCGCTTTTGCGTGGTGGTTGTGGCGCCAGTGGAAAGCCACACGTGGTAACGACAACAAGGCGGGAACAGCTTCGAAAGCTGAAGCAGGCACAACTGCCGGGGAAGAACCCAGCAGAAAGCCGAATGAAGGCGAAACACCGTCTTCACAAACGGGTAGATAG
- a CDS encoding SpaA isopeptide-forming pilin-related protein, which translates to MMHALPFRLSKKQHIVIRLLAVFAVLAALIASGLAVIPGPTPAQAQTQNIPVSPAKQDFSNTATQNTYTFTVDADATMNSLDFNVTGNYFLLEYNLMVNGRSLKKETFSSSQKLPYSKTVSGLNSPLKKGDKIDLYLRFNFPREQGTVSMTPKGTLGGSTPTPTPTPTQPTPTPTPTSTPDPSDKTVTPAAPTAVDPATAPQCVEKGYINIPGTQGVDYYIAGQKKPAGQHFFEGTKPATVKVTAKAQSGYQIASGATTEWSFNMSGEVKNCSGDQPTPPPDGRTFKATGHGFSLQGDPVAPNRPDTFTAKVGEDAKLNYITVRIKTDATFLDPQHYQLTVDKIEDGVTLQKRNVNIGNGYITMDVVPMKDGKQVDSAFLPKDAVFTFTNNLAQNKSLVVELDAYGTKSADPTDPPIISPPDGADWVHGRVANPQLPMTCGLRIAVVADLSTSLNYADNTNGFDESKKATNAFIDALAGTSAELGLYNFASTAPANVPGSTHGNNPPYISMLTQDGVTQAKRVVSNWNFNQNNSATNWQAGLQQVKAGNYDVVYFITDGMPTTSSTIKSKGIGGEFVQASALNDAIDAANELKASGTRVVPLMVDLTLGGRTSQRPVVTNDLVLKDAKRIGWQADPGQAPGLYYKIRSDHPKAIHANYINTDILVNLKMAYDGAGNQTLQVVERLPNGRQETITSKMSRWTYGTRDVKVMGEDISGTGDTVRITNYSGLAAQMKSIAQDLTKKCGGEVIVKKRIVDEDGKVLSDSEPGWEFTLSANGQKVIDPGNGELVTQWRKATSWREEDKGTARWGIQSETAQDLTLTETQQAGYTLFKRDGKNAVCQETRDGKTTSIAVQNDGEFGFKVRMNEKDKVLSRVSCVVDNYKTPEATGKLTFKKAQYVDGEVVEMSDLGGATFEIYPAKDGKPDYSAGKPLYTIKPGQESIEVKTTGTFFLVETKAPNGLNLLPKPVPFEIAFDKDAKKYRVSTVGNHPQLKASGSGDAMLLVVADTASGQLPKTGGNGVLVWALGGLVMAGGGALWMRRRKS; encoded by the coding sequence ATGATGCACGCACTTCCATTCCGCCTGTCGAAGAAACAGCACATAGTTATACGCCTGCTGGCTGTGTTCGCAGTGCTGGCGGCACTCATCGCCAGCGGACTCGCAGTCATTCCAGGTCCCACCCCGGCGCAGGCGCAGACGCAGAACATTCCGGTCAGCCCGGCAAAACAGGACTTTTCGAACACTGCTACGCAGAACACCTACACATTCACCGTCGACGCTGACGCAACGATGAACAGCCTCGACTTCAACGTCACCGGCAACTACTTCTTGCTTGAGTACAACCTAATGGTCAATGGCAGGAGTCTGAAGAAAGAGACGTTTTCTTCGTCGCAAAAGCTTCCGTATTCCAAGACGGTCAGTGGCCTGAACTCCCCCCTGAAGAAGGGTGACAAGATCGACCTGTACCTGAGGTTTAATTTCCCCAGGGAGCAGGGAACGGTGTCAATGACCCCAAAGGGGACTCTGGGCGGTAGCACACCAACTCCTACACCCACGCCAACTCAGCCCACACCTACGCCGACTCCAACCTCTACTCCGGATCCGTCGGACAAAACTGTGACGCCCGCAGCGCCCACAGCGGTTGACCCTGCCACTGCTCCTCAGTGTGTGGAGAAGGGCTACATCAACATTCCTGGCACACAGGGAGTTGACTATTACATTGCGGGGCAGAAGAAGCCTGCTGGCCAGCACTTTTTCGAAGGGACAAAGCCTGCCACCGTTAAGGTCACGGCCAAGGCACAGTCTGGCTACCAGATTGCTTCTGGGGCTACGACTGAGTGGTCGTTCAACATGAGTGGTGAGGTGAAGAACTGTTCGGGTGACCAACCGACCCCACCGCCAGACGGCCGCACATTCAAAGCCACCGGACATGGGTTTTCACTGCAGGGCGACCCGGTTGCTCCAAACAGGCCCGACACCTTCACGGCAAAAGTCGGTGAGGACGCGAAACTGAACTACATCACAGTGCGCATCAAAACCGACGCTACGTTCCTTGACCCGCAGCACTACCAGCTGACCGTCGACAAGATTGAAGACGGAGTGACGCTGCAGAAGCGTAACGTCAACATCGGCAACGGTTACATCACAATGGACGTTGTGCCGATGAAGGATGGCAAGCAGGTCGACTCGGCGTTTTTGCCTAAGGATGCAGTGTTCACGTTCACCAACAACCTCGCTCAGAACAAGAGCCTGGTAGTTGAGCTGGACGCTTACGGCACAAAGTCAGCAGATCCCACTGACCCGCCCATCATTTCACCGCCAGACGGTGCGGACTGGGTTCACGGGCGCGTTGCGAATCCACAGTTGCCGATGACTTGTGGCCTGCGCATTGCTGTTGTCGCCGACTTGTCGACGTCGTTGAACTACGCGGACAATACGAACGGTTTCGATGAGTCGAAGAAAGCTACAAACGCCTTTATCGACGCGCTCGCTGGCACTTCCGCTGAACTCGGTCTTTACAACTTTGCGAGCACCGCTCCAGCGAATGTTCCTGGCTCGACGCACGGCAATAACCCGCCGTACATTTCCATGTTGACGCAAGACGGGGTTACACAAGCTAAACGCGTGGTGTCGAACTGGAACTTCAACCAGAACAATAGTGCAACCAACTGGCAAGCTGGTTTGCAGCAGGTCAAAGCTGGAAACTATGACGTGGTGTACTTCATTACCGACGGTATGCCTACCACGTCGTCCACGATCAAGAGCAAAGGCATCGGTGGAGAGTTCGTTCAGGCAAGTGCACTCAACGATGCAATTGACGCAGCGAACGAGCTCAAAGCCTCTGGTACGCGCGTTGTTCCGCTCATGGTCGACCTGACACTTGGTGGGCGAACCAGTCAACGCCCTGTTGTAACGAATGATCTAGTGCTCAAAGACGCCAAACGCATTGGCTGGCAAGCAGATCCGGGACAAGCTCCAGGTTTGTACTACAAAATTCGAAGTGACCACCCGAAGGCTATACACGCCAATTACATTAACACCGATATTTTGGTGAATCTGAAAATGGCATATGACGGGGCCGGTAATCAGACCCTGCAGGTGGTTGAGCGTTTGCCTAATGGGAGACAGGAGACGATCACTTCCAAAATGTCTAGGTGGACCTACGGTACACGTGATGTGAAGGTGATGGGCGAAGACATCTCGGGCACAGGCGATACTGTTCGAATCACTAACTACAGTGGTCTGGCTGCGCAGATGAAGTCGATCGCTCAGGACCTAACCAAGAAGTGCGGCGGCGAAGTGATCGTCAAGAAGCGCATCGTCGATGAGGACGGCAAGGTTCTGTCCGACAGTGAGCCAGGCTGGGAGTTCACTCTGTCCGCTAACGGCCAAAAGGTCATTGATCCTGGAAATGGTGAACTCGTCACCCAGTGGCGTAAAGCCACCTCTTGGAGGGAAGAGGACAAGGGAACCGCACGCTGGGGAATCCAGAGTGAAACGGCGCAGGATCTCACGCTTACCGAAACACAGCAGGCAGGCTATACGCTGTTTAAACGTGATGGCAAGAACGCCGTCTGTCAGGAAACCCGCGATGGCAAAACCACGTCAATTGCCGTTCAAAATGACGGCGAGTTCGGCTTTAAAGTGCGAATGAACGAGAAAGACAAGGTGCTTTCACGTGTGTCGTGTGTGGTTGACAACTACAAGACGCCAGAAGCGACAGGAAAATTGACCTTCAAGAAGGCACAGTACGTTGACGGCGAAGTTGTCGAAATGTCAGATTTGGGCGGCGCGACCTTTGAGATCTATCCGGCTAAGGACGGCAAGCCTGACTACAGCGCTGGCAAACCGCTGTACACCATCAAGCCGGGGCAAGAATCCATTGAGGTGAAAACGACTGGCACGTTCTTCCTTGTGGAAACCAAAGCGCCCAACGGCCTGAACCTGCTACCCAAACCGGTTCCGTTTGAGATTGCATTCGACAAGGATGCCAAGAAGTACAGGGTCTCGACTGTGGGTAATCATCCTCAATTAAAGGCATCAGGATCTGGCGACGCCATGTTACTAGTCGTTGCAGACACTGCTTCTGGTCAGCTGCCCAAGACCGGCGGCAACGGAGTGTTGGTGTGGGCCCTGGGCGGCCTGGTGATGGCTGGCGGTGGCGCGCTCTGGATGCGCCGTCGTAAGTCGTGA
- a CDS encoding class C sortase: MGRHSSKRGGAKRKRLNANGYIALALVVVGLGVLLYPVVATQWNNFQQSRAASEYSKLEKHAPPEALNKAWDEAHAYNKELGQISVSDAWTTSDDQDSPEYKRYEEYLSVLDQTDAMGRIVIPSIGSDLPIYHGTSEKALTRGVGHLYGTDLPVGGKGDGEGRHAALSAHTGLQDATMWDNLDKVQKGDAFYIAVGGKKLKYLVDDIRVVEPSDTSSLKREEGKDLVTLITCTPYGINTHRLLLTGHQVPMDPSDDSVFDGSGVQWQWWMWAILAAAVLIVLLMIYWWRKSLRTANTGSEGEGAEVGAAGAVSVASAGGGSDE; the protein is encoded by the coding sequence ATGGGGCGACACTCCAGTAAACGTGGTGGCGCAAAGCGCAAACGTCTCAACGCCAATGGCTACATTGCACTGGCGCTTGTAGTGGTTGGCCTGGGTGTCCTGTTGTATCCGGTTGTGGCTACACAGTGGAACAATTTTCAGCAGAGCCGGGCGGCATCTGAGTACTCCAAGCTCGAGAAACACGCACCGCCAGAGGCACTAAATAAGGCGTGGGATGAAGCGCACGCATATAACAAGGAGTTGGGGCAGATCAGCGTCAGCGATGCGTGGACCACGTCTGACGACCAGGACTCCCCCGAATACAAGCGCTACGAAGAGTACCTATCTGTTCTTGACCAAACGGACGCGATGGGCCGTATTGTGATCCCGTCGATCGGTTCGGATCTGCCCATTTACCACGGAACTTCAGAAAAAGCCCTGACCCGAGGTGTCGGCCACCTTTACGGCACCGACTTGCCTGTGGGTGGCAAGGGCGATGGTGAAGGTCGACATGCTGCGTTGTCGGCTCACACTGGTTTGCAGGATGCGACCATGTGGGACAACCTCGACAAGGTTCAGAAGGGTGATGCCTTCTACATTGCTGTGGGTGGTAAGAAACTCAAGTACTTGGTCGATGACATCCGTGTAGTGGAGCCTTCTGACACCAGTTCACTCAAGCGTGAAGAGGGTAAGGACCTGGTCACGTTGATTACGTGCACCCCGTACGGCATTAACACACACCGACTGTTGCTCACCGGCCACCAGGTTCCTATGGACCCCAGTGACGATTCGGTCTTTGACGGTTCTGGTGTGCAGTGGCAGTGGTGGATGTGGGCGATTTTGGCTGCGGCCGTTTTGATTGTGTTGCTGATGATCTACTGGTGGCGCAAGTCCTTGCGTACCGCTAACACGGGCAGTGAAGGAGAAGGGGCCGAGGTCGGCGCGGCTGGCGCGGTAAGTGTGGCTAGCGCGGGTGGCGGCTCCGACGAATGA
- a CDS encoding polysaccharide deacetylase family protein: MSRLFRLIYHPHFGVRSRAWAKRVMAIAALLSLLAVSIPIAMEKISTSRNYQLFGGLINHVDTEKKLIALTFDDGPDEHTDQIVSMLDELDVRATFFVIGSAMEKYPEYGRKLAHHGHELGNHTFNHRPMLGVSYTTVAKELSASDALIRKAGYYGPVHFRPPYGKKGAVLPMYLRAHERTTVMWSNHPEDFTRRKPQSTTEIVNYAVKHAKPGDIMILHPWYGRENIRSAIPYIVKELRSQGYEFVTLSELRARA, from the coding sequence GTGAGCCGATTGTTTCGCCTGATCTACCACCCGCACTTTGGGGTGCGTTCGCGTGCTTGGGCTAAGCGCGTCATGGCCATTGCTGCCTTACTGTCGCTCCTGGCAGTTTCAATTCCGATTGCAATGGAGAAAATCTCCACATCGCGCAACTACCAGCTTTTTGGCGGACTCATTAACCACGTGGACACTGAAAAGAAACTCATCGCGCTCACATTCGACGACGGCCCAGATGAACACACCGACCAAATCGTTTCGATGCTCGACGAACTCGATGTTCGCGCCACCTTCTTTGTCATTGGCTCAGCCATGGAAAAGTACCCGGAATACGGGCGCAAACTGGCACACCACGGCCATGAGCTAGGAAACCACACGTTCAACCACCGCCCCATGCTAGGTGTTTCATACACCACGGTGGCCAAGGAACTCTCAGCCTCAGATGCCCTGATCCGTAAAGCGGGCTACTACGGCCCCGTTCACTTCAGGCCCCCATATGGCAAGAAGGGTGCGGTCCTTCCCATGTACTTGCGTGCCCATGAACGCACCACAGTGATGTGGAGCAACCACCCTGAAGACTTCACCCGGCGCAAGCCTCAGTCCACCACCGAAATCGTCAACTACGCCGTCAAGCACGCGAAACCTGGCGACATCATGATCCTGCACCCCTGGTACGGACGCGAAAACATCCGCAGCGCCATTCCTTACATCGTGAAAGAACTACGCTCGCAAGGCTACGAGTTCGTCACGCTGTCTGAGTTGCGTGCCCGCGCGTAA